From a region of the Paenibacillus sp. FSL R10-2734 genome:
- a CDS encoding aromatic acid exporter family protein codes for MLKRFLSYCVRFGLTMQVIKTIIAAVTSWYLAAAIMGQHFSYFAPLAAVLVVQVTIADSMEKGLTRVLGIIIGALLTVLITPITGQNPLSLGLVLLIGMGGATALKVNPLVTSQIGVSSVMIMNAVPISAYATGRIVETIIGAIVAVAVQMIIRPESKLPNAIKINVNICLQLAERMREVSKLLEDASEDSQETQLPIQDKELLKWMHNLNDSYIQAQKSLKYNVVYRKDTVKLSNLYEQMDAVQQMIMAVSGVNYALQKIPVKDLKRLGIEEVLISTADCILTFGKIIRHATPVRMERIQRQLAKCYDDQVRLYEMNMDCYHDVDLHTEVGRLLSDIHRIVQQIEHAEELSELEMDFSDKWKLHAVVPSKFRQD; via the coding sequence ATGTTAAAGCGATTCTTAAGTTATTGCGTTCGTTTTGGGCTTACCATGCAGGTTATTAAGACAATAATTGCTGCAGTAACCTCATGGTATCTTGCGGCAGCAATTATGGGACAACATTTCTCTTATTTTGCACCACTTGCAGCGGTACTCGTCGTCCAGGTTACAATCGCAGATTCTATGGAAAAAGGGTTAACTCGCGTCCTTGGCATTATTATCGGTGCATTGTTGACGGTATTAATTACCCCAATTACGGGGCAGAACCCGCTCAGCTTAGGTCTTGTGCTCTTGATAGGAATGGGTGGAGCTACCGCTCTTAAGGTCAATCCCTTAGTTACATCGCAAATTGGAGTCAGCTCGGTCATGATCATGAATGCTGTGCCTATTAGTGCATATGCAACAGGACGTATTGTAGAAACCATTATTGGGGCTATTGTAGCCGTTGCTGTTCAGATGATTATTCGTCCAGAGAGCAAGCTACCTAATGCCATCAAAATAAATGTGAATATATGCCTGCAGCTGGCTGAACGAATGAGAGAAGTGAGTAAGCTTCTAGAGGATGCCAGTGAAGATTCGCAGGAAACCCAGCTACCGATTCAAGACAAGGAGTTATTAAAATGGATGCATAATTTAAATGACTCTTATATCCAGGCGCAGAAGAGCTTAAAATATAATGTCGTCTATCGAAAAGATACGGTGAAGCTATCGAACTTATATGAACAAATGGATGCTGTACAGCAAATGATTATGGCGGTATCCGGTGTGAATTATGCACTACAAAAGATTCCTGTAAAGGATCTAAAAAGGCTTGGCATCGAAGAAGTGCTTATCAGTACTGCAGACTGTATTCTAACCTTCGGTAAAATTATTCGTCATGCGACCCCTGTTCGTATGGAACGCATTCAAAGACAGCTAGCCAAATGCTATGATGATCAAGTGAGATTGTACGAAATGAATATGGATTGTTATCACGATGTAGACCTCCACACTGAGGTGGGAAGACTGCTCTCCGATATTCACCGAATTGTACAGCAGATAGAGCATGCAGAGGAGCTTAGTGAGCTAGAGATGGACTTCTCCGATAAGTGGAAACTTCATGCTGTTGTACCATCTAAGTTTCGCCAGGATTGA
- a CDS encoding HD-GYP domain-containing protein, giving the protein MPSVLVGEVKAGSKIIKDVITPLGGVLFTKGKILLPRDLEILEAFLIGQVEIEGAQGEVNSDVGQKTSKQTSLRAGAIINESMLIKSNSPLHDEYEKMIALIRNSYRSVTAASLPIFELRSQLEVLISHLKDYHVLKFSPRTLKDEDYNYHNAVLSALTSYKIAQWCGYPQKDWMQIAFAGLLHDIGNAKVDSSLLYKPEALNSAEIEEVRKHTTYGYQLLRNVTAINEGVRLSALQHHEKVDGSGYPLKLEGTQIHFYAKIVAVADIFHAMTLKKTYRKAQSPFMVLEELLKESFGKLDPFIVQTFIQKTTALYTDTKIRLSDGRYGEIIFTDPNNPTRPMVQVEGQIVNLIMEREIYIQEIIA; this is encoded by the coding sequence ATGCCAAGTGTATTGGTTGGAGAAGTTAAAGCGGGCTCAAAGATAATCAAAGATGTAATCACACCTTTGGGGGGAGTTTTGTTCACCAAGGGAAAAATACTACTCCCCCGTGATTTAGAAATTTTAGAAGCTTTTTTGATTGGGCAGGTGGAGATCGAAGGTGCTCAAGGAGAGGTTAATTCTGATGTCGGCCAAAAAACATCCAAGCAGACATCGCTTAGAGCTGGAGCAATTATAAATGAATCGATGCTGATTAAGAGCAATTCCCCACTACACGATGAATATGAAAAAATGATCGCGCTTATTAGGAACAGCTATCGTTCGGTAACGGCAGCTTCTCTTCCTATTTTTGAGTTGCGTAGTCAGTTAGAGGTACTAATTAGTCATTTAAAGGACTATCATGTCTTGAAGTTTTCCCCACGTACTCTAAAAGATGAGGATTATAACTATCACAATGCTGTGTTGTCCGCGTTAACTTCATATAAGATTGCGCAGTGGTGCGGGTATCCACAGAAGGATTGGATGCAGATTGCTTTTGCAGGACTGCTACACGATATTGGCAACGCCAAGGTGGATAGTTCGCTTTTATACAAACCTGAGGCACTGAATAGTGCAGAAATAGAAGAGGTTAGAAAGCATACTACATACGGATACCAGCTATTGCGGAATGTGACGGCGATAAATGAAGGAGTAAGATTATCCGCATTACAGCATCATGAGAAGGTCGATGGGTCAGGATATCCACTTAAGCTCGAAGGGACCCAAATTCATTTTTACGCCAAAATCGTTGCAGTGGCCGACATCTTTCATGCTATGACCCTGAAAAAAACTTACAGAAAGGCGCAATCACCGTTCATGGTGCTCGAAGAACTATTAAAAGAGAGCTTCGGCAAACTTGACCCCTTCATTGTGCAGACCTTCATCCAGAAGACAACAGCACTATATACCGACACCAAAATCCGTTTAAGTGACGGACGGTACGGAGAAATTATCTTTACTGATCCTAACAATCCTACTCGACCGATGGTACAGGTAGAGGGGCAGATCGTTAATTTGATAATGGAAAGAGAAATATATATTCAAGAAATTATTGCTTGA
- a CDS encoding ABC transporter ATP-binding protein, translated as MMSKEPILEIEALSLAAKSNERLVNNVSFSLGKGESLGLVGESGSGKSLTLRAILGLLPNGVEQISGTIKSNVSSAMVFQDPRGALDPLCMVVNQLAEVVYYRQKVSRKASRIIALELLERLGLPDSLKKKDRYPSQLSGGQCQRVVIALALACKPGILLCDEPTTALDVTVQRQIIETITNLQRELGFAMVFVTHNLAIAANLCSRLCVMKQGQIVEHGATLDILQNPTDPYTQMLIDSVLPLPELEGSRDSWN; from the coding sequence ATGATGTCTAAAGAGCCCATTTTAGAAATAGAGGCATTATCACTGGCAGCGAAGTCAAATGAGAGATTAGTCAACAATGTTAGTTTTTCGCTGGGCAAAGGGGAAAGTTTGGGATTAGTAGGTGAATCGGGTTCAGGAAAATCGCTTACGCTGCGTGCAATTCTAGGATTGCTTCCAAACGGTGTTGAACAGATAAGCGGCACCATTAAGAGTAACGTAAGCAGTGCGATGGTATTTCAAGACCCTAGAGGTGCGCTCGATCCGCTCTGTATGGTTGTCAATCAGCTGGCTGAAGTTGTGTATTACAGACAGAAAGTAAGCCGAAAAGCTTCGCGGATCATTGCACTGGAGCTACTTGAAAGGCTTGGTCTCCCCGATTCTTTAAAGAAAAAGGACCGGTATCCGAGTCAGCTGTCAGGCGGTCAGTGTCAACGGGTAGTTATCGCTTTGGCATTGGCGTGCAAGCCAGGCATACTTCTCTGTGATGAGCCAACAACGGCGCTGGACGTCACGGTTCAACGGCAAATTATTGAAACGATCACGAACCTCCAGCGTGAGCTCGGTTTTGCCATGGTTTTTGTAACGCATAATCTCGCGATTGCAGCCAACTTGTGCTCACGCCTATGTGTAATGAAACAAGGGCAGATTGTTGAGCATGGCGCTACCCTTGATATTTTGCAAAATCCGACGGACCCTTACACACAGATGCTGATTGATTCGGTGCTTCCTTTGCCAGAGCTTGAAGGGAGTAGAGACTCATGGAACTAG
- a CDS encoding YheC/YheD family protein codes for MKIQRVPSKWAKTKVILQNQSLSMYVPDTRKYDLNVLKEMLALYTMVYIKPDRGSFGFGVMRAEQRTVILSPSQQNTEMKDSPNNDEKEQQEARILFILRYGKSAEVFFSSEKLHEALQKRILNRTYLIQKGIDLLRHQDRPFDLRVLTQKSPSGAWETTGMLGRVAAPQKIVTNYHSGGSILSVNTLLKNHMTPSEALSTINQLQSLGVQIAGQLESTYPRIKEIGLDIAMDQHKDMWLLEVNTLPSIVIFKLFPDKSIYRKIHRYAVAYGRVKARKSPYSIRSKQSTKA; via the coding sequence ATGAAGATTCAACGCGTCCCAAGTAAATGGGCTAAAACAAAAGTCATCCTTCAAAATCAATCTCTATCCATGTATGTGCCAGATACTCGTAAATATGATTTAAATGTTCTTAAAGAAATGCTTGCGTTATATACAATGGTCTATATTAAACCTGATCGTGGAAGCTTTGGTTTTGGTGTAATGAGAGCCGAGCAGCGTACGGTGATTTTGAGCCCTAGCCAGCAGAATACTGAAATGAAGGACTCTCCCAATAATGATGAGAAAGAACAGCAAGAAGCGCGAATCCTATTTATTTTAAGATATGGCAAGTCGGCAGAAGTTTTCTTCTCCTCCGAAAAGCTACATGAGGCCTTACAGAAACGAATTCTAAACCGTACCTACCTAATCCAAAAAGGAATTGATCTTCTGCGTCATCAAGATCGTCCCTTCGACCTTCGAGTGCTTACCCAAAAGAGTCCATCAGGCGCATGGGAAACAACAGGAATGCTCGGAAGAGTTGCTGCTCCTCAGAAAATCGTCACCAATTATCATAGTGGAGGCAGTATTCTTTCGGTAAATACATTATTAAAAAATCATATGACACCTTCTGAAGCCCTCTCGACTATAAATCAATTACAATCTTTAGGCGTTCAAATTGCTGGCCAATTGGAATCTACCTATCCAAGAATTAAAGAGATCGGTCTGGATATTGCGATGGATCAGCATAAGGATATGTGGTTGCTTGAGGTCAATACGCTTCCATCCATTGTTATATTCAAGTTATTTCCTGATAAATCTATCTATCGTAAAATACACCGCTATGCTGTAGCATACGGACGTGTAAAGGCTAGAAAATCCCCATATTCGATCCGCAGCAAACAATCCACCAAAGCCTAA
- a CDS encoding ABC transporter permease, with the protein MTNLKQTLNQPRGRKDSYNWLVISLIKALAVILCVMIAVFFIIRMVPGDPAKMILGEYSTPEALKSMHHTLGLDLPLWEQFMRFVKTLFTQGDTGNSIIMGTSTRELITQRAPVTLLLILMACVLAIFISLLLATVAATHKDKLLDHLIRIFPTITLGMPIFWVGLLLILLFSVRLGWFPVGGVSEGWIGTLHSLALPAITVAFSQVPTLVRSLRAQMLEVLESDFVVTLKAAGIPSRVILFKHVLRNSALPTLMLMGVNISYLIGGTLVVEQVFGIKGIGSLLFTSISKRDFPVIQGIALYCALSVVIISLLIEIISWWLDPRTKVKQ; encoded by the coding sequence ATGACGAATCTTAAGCAGACGTTAAATCAACCGAGGGGAAGGAAGGACTCCTACAACTGGCTTGTGATATCTCTTATAAAAGCATTGGCAGTAATCCTCTGCGTAATGATAGCAGTCTTTTTCATCATTCGAATGGTGCCGGGAGATCCAGCTAAAATGATCCTGGGAGAATACAGTACCCCTGAGGCGCTCAAGAGTATGCATCATACTCTTGGGCTGGACCTCCCTTTATGGGAGCAGTTCATGCGATTTGTGAAGACGCTGTTTACGCAAGGAGATACGGGAAACTCCATTATTATGGGAACATCAACAAGAGAGTTGATTACACAGCGGGCCCCTGTTACTTTGCTGCTTATATTGATGGCCTGTGTGTTGGCGATTTTCATATCGCTTCTGCTTGCTACGGTAGCAGCTACGCATAAGGATAAACTCCTGGATCATTTGATACGTATTTTTCCTACAATAACTCTGGGTATGCCAATCTTCTGGGTTGGCTTACTTTTAATTTTACTCTTTAGTGTCCGGCTTGGTTGGTTCCCTGTTGGGGGAGTAAGTGAAGGATGGATTGGAACCTTGCATAGTCTTGCACTTCCAGCAATCACCGTTGCTTTTTCACAGGTTCCTACGCTGGTCCGTTCTTTAAGAGCGCAGATGCTTGAAGTGTTAGAATCGGATTTTGTAGTCACACTTAAGGCTGCGGGAATACCAAGTAGGGTTATTTTGTTTAAACATGTGCTACGCAACTCTGCTCTCCCTACGCTGATGCTGATGGGTGTGAATATTTCTTATCTAATCGGCGGCACTTTGGTCGTTGAACAAGTGTTTGGAATTAAGGGGATTGGCAGCTTGTTGTTCACTTCAATTTCGAAACGGGACTTTCCGGTTATTCAAGGAATAGCACTTTACTGTGCACTATCTGTTGTGATCATCAGTCTCTTGATTGAAATCATTTCTTGGTGGCTTGATCCCAGAACGAAGGTAAAACAATGA
- the gyrA gene encoding DNA gyrase subunit A: MAEQNNPQVKDRDIGVEMRESFMDYAMSIIVSRALPDVRDGLKPVHRRILFAMSELGMSADKPHKKSARIVGEVIGKYHPHGDSAVYETMVRMAQDFSMRYMLVDGHGNFGSIDGDMAAAMRYTEARLSKIAGEMLRDLNKETVDFAPNYDGEENEPVVLPARYPNLLVNGVSGIAVGMATNIPPHNLGEVIDGVQAMIKNPDITPMELMEYIQGPDFPTAGYILGREGIRQAYRTGRGSVTMRAKATIEENNGKARIIVHELPYQVNKARLVEKIAELVREKRIEGITDLRDESDRNGMRVVVEMRRDVNPSVVLNNLYKHTSMQSTFGINMLAIVNNEPKILNLRDVLYHYLQHQIEVIRRRTIFDLKKAEARAHILEGLRIALDHLDEVIALIRASRTTDIAREGLMSTFSLSIEQAQAILDMRMQRLTGLEREKIENEYNELLAKIAEYREILANEHLVLEIISNELQDIRDRYSDDRRTEITVGEESILDEDLIPREEVVITITHTGYIKRLPVSTYRSQKRGGRGVMGMDTKDQDFVEHLFVSNSHNYLMFFTDKGKVYRIKAYEIPELGRTARGTPIINLIQIEQGEKISAVIQVEESDSDKYLFFATREGIVKKTPLEDYNNIRKGGLIAINLREEDSLIEVKLTDGQQNLIIGTARGMSITFSENDVRSMGRSATGVKGITLDSNDHVIGMDCVDKELEVLIVTSKGYGKRTPAGDYRSQTRGGKGIKTINLTEKNGPVVGLKVVKNDEDLMIITTSGTLIRTSMDGISTMGRYAQGVKLINIREDDAVATLCRADKNEEDEMSEDVEGLEDQVTMDESGDIDQPETIIEDEENNLE; the protein is encoded by the coding sequence ATGGCTGAACAAAATAACCCACAAGTCAAAGATCGGGACATTGGCGTGGAAATGCGTGAATCCTTTATGGATTACGCAATGAGCATCATTGTTAGTCGGGCTTTGCCAGATGTGCGGGACGGACTCAAGCCGGTTCACCGACGCATTTTGTTTGCGATGTCGGAACTTGGAATGTCTGCGGATAAGCCTCATAAGAAATCGGCAAGAATCGTCGGTGAGGTTATCGGTAAGTACCACCCTCACGGTGACTCAGCCGTCTATGAAACAATGGTACGGATGGCTCAGGATTTCTCTATGCGCTATATGCTTGTGGACGGTCACGGGAACTTTGGTTCGATTGATGGTGATATGGCTGCAGCGATGCGTTATACAGAAGCCCGTCTTTCCAAGATTGCAGGCGAAATGCTTCGAGATCTGAATAAAGAAACAGTTGATTTCGCACCCAACTATGATGGTGAAGAGAATGAGCCAGTTGTATTGCCAGCTCGTTATCCGAATCTACTCGTTAATGGGGTATCTGGTATAGCTGTAGGTATGGCTACTAATATTCCGCCGCATAACCTAGGTGAAGTTATCGATGGTGTGCAGGCGATGATTAAGAATCCTGATATCACACCTATGGAATTGATGGAGTATATCCAAGGCCCTGATTTCCCAACGGCTGGATATATTTTGGGTCGTGAGGGCATTCGTCAGGCTTATCGCACGGGACGCGGTTCAGTAACCATGCGTGCGAAGGCAACAATTGAAGAGAACAATGGTAAGGCACGGATCATTGTGCATGAGCTTCCATATCAGGTGAACAAAGCAAGACTGGTAGAGAAGATCGCAGAATTAGTGCGTGAGAAACGGATCGAAGGTATAACGGATCTCCGTGATGAGTCTGACCGTAATGGTATGCGTGTAGTTGTTGAGATGAGACGCGATGTTAATCCGAGTGTTGTATTGAACAATCTATATAAACATACTTCTATGCAATCCACATTTGGGATCAACATGCTTGCCATCGTGAATAACGAGCCGAAAATTCTTAATCTGCGTGATGTGCTCTATCATTATTTGCAGCACCAGATTGAAGTTATTCGTCGTCGTACTATATTTGATCTTAAAAAAGCTGAAGCACGCGCTCATATTTTAGAAGGTCTGCGTATTGCGCTAGATCATCTGGATGAAGTTATTGCGTTAATTCGCGCTTCTCGGACAACTGATATAGCTCGAGAAGGATTAATGAGTACCTTTAGCCTCAGTATAGAACAGGCTCAAGCGATCCTCGATATGCGGATGCAGCGCCTGACCGGTCTGGAACGGGAAAAGATCGAGAATGAATATAATGAATTGTTAGCTAAAATTGCAGAGTACCGTGAAATTTTGGCTAATGAACATCTTGTTCTGGAAATTATCAGCAATGAGCTGCAGGATATTCGTGATAGATATTCTGATGATCGCCGGACAGAGATTACGGTTGGTGAAGAAAGTATCCTGGATGAAGACCTTATTCCACGTGAAGAGGTTGTTATCACCATTACACATACGGGATACATCAAGCGTCTACCTGTCAGCACCTACCGCAGTCAGAAGCGTGGGGGTCGCGGAGTTATGGGGATGGACACCAAGGACCAAGATTTTGTGGAGCATCTCTTCGTGAGTAACTCTCATAACTATCTGATGTTCTTTACCGATAAGGGTAAGGTGTACCGGATTAAAGCTTATGAGATCCCAGAGCTGGGACGTACTGCACGTGGGACACCAATCATCAACCTGATTCAAATTGAACAAGGTGAGAAGATTAGTGCAGTAATCCAAGTGGAAGAGAGCGATAGTGACAAGTACTTGTTCTTTGCTACCCGCGAAGGTATCGTGAAGAAGACGCCACTTGAGGATTACAATAATATCCGTAAAGGCGGACTTATTGCTATTAATCTTCGCGAAGAGGATTCCCTGATTGAGGTTAAGCTAACGGATGGACAGCAGAATCTTATTATCGGTACAGCTCGCGGAATGTCGATTACGTTCTCAGAGAATGATGTTCGTTCTATGGGACGTAGCGCGACTGGCGTGAAGGGCATTACGCTTGACAGTAATGACCATGTCATCGGTATGGACTGTGTCGATAAGGAGCTTGAGGTTCTGATTGTTACTAGCAAGGGTTATGGTAAACGGACACCAGCCGGTGACTATCGTTCCCAGACTCGTGGCGGTAAAGGAATCAAGACCATTAATCTCACTGAGAAGAATGGCCCTGTAGTTGGTCTTAAGGTTGTTAAGAACGACGAAGACTTAATGATCATTACTACAAGCGGTACCTTGATTCGTACCAGCATGGATGGAATTTCTACTATGGGTCGTTACGCGCAAGGGGTTAAGCTAATTAACATCCGCGAGGATGATGCTGTGGCTACCCTGTGTAGAGCGGATAAGAACGAAGAGGACGAAATGTCTGAGGATGTGGAAGGCCTAGAAGATCAAGTGACAATGGATGAATCTGGCGATATAGATCAGCCTGAAACAATCATTGAGGATGAAGAGAATAACTTAGAATAG
- a CDS encoding ATP-binding cassette domain-containing protein, with protein sequence MELALQIKDLTVHYGGFTALDCINLNLEQHTTLGLVGESGSGKSTLARVIAGLIAPHEGKILLGAQELKKKRSREQRKIIQMIFQNPDASLNPRHSIRQILSEPLLFHKIVGRTDVEQRCKELLNQVHLEQKALDKFPHEFSGGQRQRIAIARALSVEPSILIADEPTSALDVSVQLSVLELFNTLKAELNLTMLFISHDLGVINAISDTVAVMRQGKLVEQSPKDQFFIRPKHEYSYELLSAVPKMPKQSTSGGFL encoded by the coding sequence ATGGAACTAGCCTTACAAATAAAAGATTTAACTGTTCATTATGGCGGGTTTACTGCACTGGATTGCATCAATTTGAATCTTGAGCAGCATACCACCCTTGGGCTTGTTGGAGAATCTGGCTCAGGGAAATCTACGCTGGCGCGAGTAATTGCTGGACTGATTGCCCCGCATGAGGGGAAGATCCTGTTAGGTGCCCAAGAGTTAAAAAAGAAAAGAAGCCGTGAGCAGCGTAAAATAATCCAGATGATCTTCCAAAATCCAGATGCGTCGCTGAATCCTAGACATTCGATTAGGCAAATTCTTTCCGAGCCCTTATTATTTCATAAAATAGTAGGACGTACGGATGTTGAGCAGAGATGCAAAGAGCTATTGAACCAAGTTCATCTGGAACAAAAGGCTTTAGATAAATTTCCACACGAATTTTCTGGCGGTCAGCGGCAACGGATTGCGATTGCTCGCGCATTAAGCGTTGAGCCGAGCATTCTAATTGCGGATGAACCTACGAGCGCGTTGGATGTCTCTGTACAGCTTAGTGTGCTCGAATTGTTCAATACGCTTAAAGCTGAGCTTAATCTCACCATGCTTTTTATTTCTCATGATTTAGGAGTCATTAATGCAATTAGTGATACGGTAGCGGTCATGCGGCAAGGAAAGCTAGTGGAGCAGAGTCCGAAGGACCAATTCTTCATCCGGCCTAAACATGAATACAGCTACGAGCTGTTATCGGCGGTTCCGAAAATGCCAAAACAAAGTACATCAGGAGGTTTTTTATGA
- a CDS encoding ABC transporter substrate-binding protein, translating to MSYFNVSLKKPILFGAISILLLMVIAGCSGSTNKAASNKEISENTSAATQSPQAAEPALGGTFVYGRPASVTSLDLHNQITSNNAFAIDKVFESLVAFDSKGEIVDWLAKSHNISEDGLTYTFELRDGLKFSNGTGVTAEDAVFSLERHLKVGGPLAISAKVDTIKAQDNKTLVITLKEPYTPFISELSNFSNGILPNNFGGVSEEEFFKSPIGTGPFVVETWDTAGDLTFIKNKFYWQEGKPYIDKLVYKLIEDDSQAINQLKAGEVNAIESLALQNANEIKDGADTKVITNGSWVTEQLFFNTLDEHFSDVHVRRALALALDREGLTKALTFGYAKTANSLLPTTIPYNSNDTIKSLNFNVEAAKEELAKSAFPNGFTTKLLVASGNSTRAQEAQIIQAAGQTIGIKIEIESIELATFRERFFAYDFAAMLNSGQADSPEANSIIAFQTDPEGFSKSYWTHYTNDEVTKLLYEGQKTADGDGRAQIYTKLLQTLADEVPYIPLYYPDVLKGIRSSVDGLVVLPNGSARFEDVRISQ from the coding sequence ATGTCATACTTTAATGTATCTTTAAAGAAGCCGATTCTGTTTGGAGCAATATCAATCTTGCTATTGATGGTAATCGCAGGTTGCTCCGGATCTACTAATAAGGCTGCTTCCAATAAGGAAATTTCGGAAAATACGAGTGCAGCAACTCAGAGTCCTCAAGCGGCAGAGCCGGCATTGGGAGGAACCTTCGTCTATGGACGGCCTGCTTCCGTAACCTCGCTAGATCTGCATAATCAAATTACGTCCAACAATGCTTTTGCTATCGACAAAGTATTTGAATCATTAGTTGCTTTTGATAGTAAGGGTGAAATTGTAGATTGGCTTGCCAAGTCACATAACATCAGTGAAGATGGCCTGACTTACACGTTTGAACTTCGCGATGGTCTGAAATTTTCGAATGGTACGGGTGTGACTGCGGAAGATGCCGTATTCTCTCTTGAACGGCACTTGAAGGTTGGCGGTCCTTTGGCAATATCCGCAAAGGTCGACACAATCAAAGCACAGGACAACAAAACGCTTGTTATTACACTTAAAGAGCCTTATACACCATTTATCTCTGAGCTTTCCAATTTCTCAAATGGCATCCTGCCTAACAATTTCGGTGGGGTTTCCGAAGAAGAATTCTTCAAGAGCCCTATCGGAACGGGACCTTTTGTTGTTGAAACATGGGATACTGCGGGTGATCTGACCTTCATTAAGAATAAATTTTACTGGCAAGAAGGCAAACCATATATTGATAAGCTTGTTTATAAGTTGATTGAGGACGATAGCCAAGCAATCAACCAGCTGAAGGCTGGGGAAGTTAATGCCATTGAATCTTTAGCGCTGCAAAATGCCAATGAGATCAAAGATGGAGCTGACACTAAGGTAATTACTAACGGCAGTTGGGTGACAGAGCAATTGTTCTTTAATACGCTGGATGAGCATTTTTCTGATGTGCATGTCCGCCGAGCTCTGGCTCTGGCGCTTGATCGTGAAGGCTTGACCAAAGCGTTAACCTTTGGATATGCAAAGACGGCAAACTCATTGCTGCCAACAACGATTCCTTATAACTCGAATGATACAATCAAGTCTCTGAACTTCAATGTCGAGGCGGCTAAGGAAGAGCTTGCTAAATCTGCCTTCCCTAATGGATTCACTACAAAATTACTTGTAGCATCCGGCAATAGCACAAGAGCCCAAGAGGCACAAATTATTCAGGCAGCGGGTCAAACGATCGGGATTAAGATTGAGATTGAATCGATTGAGCTTGCCACTTTCCGTGAACGTTTCTTTGCATATGATTTCGCGGCAATGCTCAATAGCGGTCAAGCTGACTCCCCTGAAGCAAACTCGATTATTGCTTTCCAAACGGATCCGGAAGGCTTCAGCAAATCGTATTGGACGCATTATACAAATGATGAAGTAACGAAGCTTCTATATGAGGGACAAAAAACAGCGGATGGTGATGGTCGTGCGCAAATCTATACGAAGCTACTTCAGACACTTGCTGATGAAGTGCCGTATATCCCGCTTTATTATCCAGACGTTTTGAAAGGGATTCGTTCTTCGGTCGATGGCCTCGTTGTTCTACCTAACGGCAGCGCCCGATTCGAAGATGTCCGCATCAGCCAATGA
- a CDS encoding ABC transporter permease, whose translation MKTIRLQPRLYERSKMTSGLKRIWNTPSFLVGLIMFAALILLTVFIPYISPYDPSEQNLSAFLQPPSAEHWLGTDQLGRDLFTRLIYAARTDLKIMVLAEIIPFCTGVFLGMLAGYYGKWVDTVITLLSDTLIAFPFYLIVIIVAFASGAGERGIYITFILVGWIVFARVVRGLSASFRNQEWVASAQTLGLPGVRIILRHLLPNVLPQAVVVLMTDMIGLLVAIVTLGYLGIGITPPTPDWGTMISDGQPFITTAWWLSAVPGFAVVYTGIALSLLGDGLADIWRKK comes from the coding sequence ATGAAAACGATAAGACTACAACCACGATTGTATGAGCGTAGCAAGATGACGAGCGGCTTAAAGCGAATATGGAATACCCCTTCTTTTCTGGTAGGATTGATTATGTTTGCAGCTCTTATTCTCTTGACTGTGTTCATACCGTATATAAGTCCCTATGATCCCTCCGAGCAAAATTTGAGTGCCTTCCTGCAGCCTCCGTCGGCTGAACATTGGTTAGGAACCGATCAGCTTGGACGTGATCTGTTTACTAGACTGATTTATGCAGCGAGGACTGATTTAAAAATCATGGTGTTGGCAGAAATCATTCCCTTTTGCACAGGTGTATTCTTAGGAATGCTAGCAGGATATTACGGCAAATGGGTTGATACAGTTATTACACTGCTGTCAGATACGTTGATCGCTTTTCCTTTTTATCTAATCGTCATTATCGTTGCTTTTGCCAGTGGAGCAGGAGAACGAGGTATTTATATTACTTTTATCCTTGTAGGTTGGATTGTCTTTGCCCGTGTCGTGAGAGGTCTTAGCGCATCTTTTCGCAATCAGGAATGGGTAGCGTCCGCTCAAACCTTAGGCTTGCCCGGAGTAAGAATTATTTTGCGTCATCTTCTGCCTAATGTACTTCCTCAGGCCGTGGTCGTCCTCATGACAGATATGATTGGATTACTTGTCGCTATTGTTACACTCGGGTATCTTGGGATCGGCATTACACCGCCAACACCAGACTGGGGGACAATGATCTCGGATGGACAGCCCTTCATCACTACAGCTTGGTGGCTCTCGGCCGTTCCGGGATTTGCAGTGGTATATACGGGGATAGCTTTGTCTCTCCTAGGTGATGGATTGGCGGACATATGGAGGAAAAAATGA